One window of Quercus robur chromosome 5, dhQueRobu3.1, whole genome shotgun sequence genomic DNA carries:
- the LOC126725211 gene encoding serine/threonine protein phosphatase 2A 55 kDa regulatory subunit B beta isoform-like translates to MNGGDAVVATPVDPPQPLEWKFSQVFGERTAGEEVQEVDIISAIEFDKTGDHLATGDRGGRVVLFERTDAKDHGGSRRDLERLDYPIGRHPEFRYKTEFQSHEPEFGYLKSLEIEEKINKIRWCQTANGSLFLLSANDKTIKFWK, encoded by the exons ATGAACGGTGGTGATGCGGTCGTCGCAACTCCGGTGGACCCACCTCAGCCTCTGGAGTGGAAATTCTCTCAGGTTTTTGGAG AACGCACCGCTGGTGAAGAAGTTCAGGAag TTGATATCATTTCAGCAATCGAATTTGACAAAACGGGTGACCATCTTGCTACTGGTGACCGTGGGGGCCGGGTGGTACTCTTTGAGAGGACAGATGCAAAAGAT CATGGTGGCTCTAGAAGGGATTTGGAGAGGTTGGATTATCCAATTGGTAGGCATCCTGAGTTCCGTTATAAAACAGAGTTTCAGAGCCATGAACCTGag TTTGGCTATCTCAAGAGCTTGGAAATTGAGGagaaaatcaacaaaattaGATGGTGTCAAACAGCCAACGggtctttatttcttctttccGCAAATgacaaaacaattaaattttggaAGTAA